The Clostridioides difficile genome has a segment encoding these proteins:
- a CDS encoding ferrous iron transport protein A — protein sequence MNKLKDIKCGETVKVKKLEGEGATRRRIMDMGITRGVDVFVRKVAPLGDPIEITVRDYELSIRKSDAEKIIVE from the coding sequence ATGAACAAGCTAAAGGATATTAAGTGTGGGGAAACTGTAAAAGTAAAAAAATTAGAAGGAGAAGGAGCCACACGAAGACGTATAATGGACATGGGGATTACAAGGGGTGTTGATGTATTTGTGAGAAAAGTAGCTCCTCTTGGAGACCCAATTGAAATAACAGTTAGAGATTATGAACTATCAATTCGTAAATCAGATGCAGAAAAAATTATTGTGGAATAA
- a CDS encoding ferrous iron transport protein A — protein sequence MPLVLSNIGEEVVIKKISGSDKTRTFLNSIGFVVGTNVKIISKIDGNLIIDVKDTRIALDKKMASRIII from the coding sequence ATGCCATTAGTGTTATCAAATATAGGAGAAGAAGTAGTTATAAAGAAGATTTCAGGAAGTGATAAGACAAGAACATTTTTAAATAGTATAGGATTTGTAGTAGGAACAAATGTTAAAATAATTTCTAAGATAGATGGTAATTTAATAATAGATGTAAAAGATACTAGAATTGCACTAGATAAAAAAATGGCAAGTAGGATAATAATATAG
- a CDS encoding dienelactone hydrolase family protein — MDKLIKYTHKSKIAIVVLHEIYGINNFIKDICQKHYKDGYDVFCPELLGSGKIFSYSKAEEAYNFFIGNVGFNIYEKVEKLINDLKLKYKHVFVIGYSIGATIAWRCSEYSLCDGIICCYGSRIRDYMDVIPKCPALLVFAKYDSFDADFVASQLAKKQNVQIEIAEANHGFIDTYSKNYSNIHANAFNLQEVEFLVKHSNI, encoded by the coding sequence GTGGATAAACTGATTAAGTATACACATAAAAGTAAGATAGCTATTGTAGTGCTACATGAAATTTATGGCATTAACAACTTTATAAAGGATATTTGTCAAAAACACTATAAAGATGGATATGATGTATTTTGTCCTGAACTTTTGGGTAGCGGGAAAATTTTTTCTTACTCAAAAGCTGAAGAAGCATATAATTTTTTTATAGGTAATGTAGGATTTAATATTTATGAAAAAGTAGAAAAACTTATAAATGATTTAAAGTTAAAATATAAACATGTATTCGTTATTGGGTATAGTATAGGTGCAACAATTGCATGGAGATGTAGTGAATATTCACTATGTGATGGTATAATTTGTTGTTATGGTTCCCGAATTAGAGATTATATGGATGTAATTCCAAAGTGTCCAGCTTTATTAGTATTTGCAAAATACGATTCATTTGATGCTGATTTTGTTGCCTCTCAACTTGCCAAAAAACAAAATGTTCAAATTGAAATTGCAGAGGCAAATCATGGTTTTATTGATACGTATTCAAAAAATTATTCCAATATTCATGCAAATGCATTTAATCTTCAAGAAGTAGAGTTTTTAGTTAAACATTCAAATATATAA
- a CDS encoding NADH peroxidase yields the protein MKKFVCTVCGYIHEGDAAPAQCPVCKVGADKFEEMKGEKNWADEHRIGVAQGVDEEVIEGLRANFVGECTEVGMYLAMSRQADREGYPEVGEAYKRIAFEEAEHAAKFAELLGEVVVADTKENLRVRVDAEYGATDGKLKLAKKAKELGLDAIHDTVHEMCKDEARHGKAFLGLLNRYFGK from the coding sequence ATGAAAAAATTTGTTTGTACAGTATGTGGATATATACATGAAGGGGATGCTGCACCAGCACAATGTCCAGTATGTAAAGTTGGAGCTGATAAGTTTGAAGAAATGAAAGGCGAAAAGAATTGGGCTGATGAGCACAGAATAGGAGTAGCTCAAGGTGTAGATGAGGAAGTAATCGAAGGATTAAGAGCTAACTTTGTTGGTGAGTGTACAGAAGTAGGAATGTATTTAGCAATGAGTAGACAAGCTGATAGAGAAGGTTATCCAGAAGTAGGAGAAGCATACAAGAGAATAGCTTTTGAAGAAGCAGAACATGCTGCTAAATTTGCAGAACTTCTTGGAGAAGTTGTAGTTGCAGATACAAAAGAAAACTTAAGAGTTAGAGTTGACGCTGAGTATGGTGCAACTGATGGAAAATTAAAATTAGCTAAAAAAGCTAAAGAATTAGGATTAGATGCTATACATGATACAGTACATGAAATGTGTAAAGATGAAGCTAGACATGGTAAAGCATTCTTAGGATTATTAAATAGATATTTTGGAAAATAA